A window of the Tripterygium wilfordii isolate XIE 37 chromosome 12, ASM1340144v1, whole genome shotgun sequence genome harbors these coding sequences:
- the LOC120010248 gene encoding trafficking protein particle complex subunit 6B-like, with the protein MGKEVSESCVDSLLTEMVASYCDRFFANKPELAARRIEAIGYQVGHQLSERYTMERPRFTDHLEAIKFICKDFWSEVFKKQIDNLKTNHRGTFVLQDNQFRWLARMSVDPSLENSGASQDPSDASESKATQATSMHLYFPCGIIRGALSNLGIPCAVSADVSNLPACSFVIRIKA; encoded by the exons ATGGGGAAGGAGGTGTCTGAGAGCTGCGTGGATAGTCTACTAACAGAAATGGTTGCTTCCTACTGCGATCGTTTCTTCGCCAATAAGCCTGAGCTCGCCGCCCGCCGGATCGAGGCAATTGGTTATCAGGTTGGCCACCAGCTCTCCGAACG GTATACAATGGAAAGACCACGATTTACTGATCATTTAGAGGCAATCAAATTCATCTGCAAGGATTTTTGGTCTGAGGTTTTCAAGAAACAGATAGACAACTTAAAGACAAATCATAGA GGTACATTTGTCTTGCAAGATAATCAGTTTCGTTGGCTTGCACGCATGTCGGTAGACCCTTCACTTGAAAATAGTGGGGCATCTCAAGATCCTTCTGATGCTAGTGAAAGCAAGGCGACACAAGCAACAAGCATGCATCTCTATTTCCCATGTGGAATTATCAGGGGAGCTCTTTCGAACTTGGGAATTCCATGTGCAGTTTCTGCTGATGTATCCAACCTTCCAGCAT GTTCGTTTGTTATCCGGATAAAGGCCTGA